Genomic segment of Bdellovibrio bacteriovorus:
GATTTAATTCGTCTGAGCACAGAACAAATCGATAATAGCTATAACTTTGCGGTTCAAAGCGGCGATACATTACATGCCATTGTTCAAGAAGCGGAGAAAGTATCAACGTTGAATAACGAAATCGCGCAAGCCAGTACAGAGCAGAATGCGGGAATCGAGCAGATCAGTAAAGCAGTGCATGAACTGGATAAGGTGACTCAAAGTAATGCGGCATCCTCGGAAGAGGCCGCGGCGGCTTCTGTCGAACTTTCCCAACAGTCAGACTATTTGGATGAAATGGTTGCCAGTGTGGAAACGGTGGTCGATGGGAATAAAAAAGCCAGTTAATTGAAGACGAAAAAAAGCGGCTGTTCTTTTTTCAAAGACAGCCGCATTTTAAATTAATATTTCACGCTGCAACCGTAAGGTTTGCTTGTCTCTTTCGCGATCTTTTCGCCTTTTTCAGCGCTCGCCACGGCACGAACGATGTAGTTTTCCGACGAAGCAATCGTTTTAGGATCTGCGGAATCATTGCTGTCGATCGCGCCATTATAGCGAAGAACACCTTGAGGATCGATCAGGTACATGTGCGGAGTTGTTTTTGCTCCGTAAGCTTTTCCCATAACTCCTTTTTCATCAAGAAGAATAGCCGAAGCTTTGGAGCCCTCCTTCTGAGCATTCTTCACCGCATCTGTCGCAGCCAAGTGACCTTGTTTGCCTGGAGCTGAAGAAATCACGGACAACCACACGATGTTTTTAGCTGTCATGTCACCTTGGATTTTTTGCATGTTCTTGCTGTCATAGTGTTTACGCACGTAAGGGCAGTCTTTGTTATACCACTCAAGAACAACATACTTCCCTTTGTAATCAGCAAGCTTGTGAGTTTTTCCTGTGGCATCGACAACAGAAAAATCAGGAGCGGGACTACCGATTTTGGCTTCGGCCATAGCCAAAGAACTTGCACATGTAACCAGTAACATTGCGAACAGTTTTTTCATTACTTTGTCTCCTTGTTAAAAAGTTCTAAGATAATTCCTTTGGTTAAAATCTCGGGTAAAAGCAGAGGTCTGTTGGAGCCCGCCGCGTAGTACACATAAAGCGGCAGAGAGTTGCGACCGTATCCGGCTAAGGCCTCAGTGATAGCCGGGTTCTTGTCGGTCCAGTCCGCTTGGTAAAGTTGTACAGAGTTCGCCGTAAAAGCGCTTTGAACTTCCGAGGTGTGCAGAACCAGTTTCTTATTCACCTGGCAGGTGATGCACCAAGCAGCCGTGAAGTCGATAAAGACGGCTTTTCCTGCGGCGATATCTTGCGCGACAGATTCCTTGCTAAAAGTTTTCCAGGAGTCGCTTTGAGAAACCTTGGAAACAGTGATCGATTCGTGTGGCATCAAAGCCAAAACTAGGAATGAAAGCAAAAAGCCAAGCAATAAAAGAACTTGCTTCCATCTTTCATTATGAACTTGGCGGGAACCCCAGATCCACAGAGCGATGATTAAATAAATTCCTAATAAAAAGAGTAAGCTGGCAATAGTCACTTGATGTGACAAGACCCAAAGCAACCACAGCACTGTCGCAAAAAGTGGAAAAGCTAAAAACTCTTTGAGTTTTTCCATCCACGCGCCCGGCTTTGGCAGATATTGAACGGTCTTCGGGAAATAAGCCAAAACCAAGAATGGAAAAGCCATTCCCAAACCTAAGCCAGCAAAGACAAGCAAAGTATTTATGGCGGGCATGGCCAGTGAAGCTCCCAGAGCTGCGCCCATGAAAGGGGCCGTGCATGGAGTTGCAACCAATGTCGCTAGCACTCCAGTTAAGAAAGACCCCGCACGATCCGAAGATGTCTTCTTTGCACCTAGATA
This window contains:
- a CDS encoding redoxin domain-containing protein, whose product is MKKLFAMLLVTCASSLAMAEAKIGSPAPDFSVVDATGKTHKLADYKGKYVVLEWYNKDCPYVRKHYDSKNMQKIQGDMTAKNIVWLSVISSAPGKQGHLAATDAVKNAQKEGSKASAILLDEKGVMGKAYGAKTTPHMYLIDPQGVLRYNGAIDSNDSADPKTIASSENYIVRAVASAEKGEKIAKETSKPYGCSVKY